In the genome of bacterium, one region contains:
- a CDS encoding transcriptional regulator, which produces MRKVILEVASRDAVSRRFRNALAGKAQGARLSFKSPALLIKVLSGRRWDLLQVMAGAGSMTIREAARRMERDVKGVHTDVHTLLAAGLLRKTDDDRIVFPYDAIHVDFTLRAA; this is translated from the coding sequence ATGCGGAAGGTTATCCTGGAAGTCGCATCGCGCGATGCCGTGAGCCGCCGGTTCCGGAACGCCCTCGCGGGCAAGGCGCAGGGAGCGCGTCTCAGTTTCAAGTCGCCGGCGCTGCTGATCAAGGTGCTGTCCGGGCGACGCTGGGATCTGCTCCAGGTGATGGCCGGCGCCGGTTCGATGACAATCCGTGAGGCGGCACGACGCATGGAGCGGGATGTCAAGGGCGTCCACACCGATGTCCACACCCTGCTTGCCGCAGGGTTGTTGCGAAAGACCGATGACGATCGGATTGTCTTCCCCTACGACGCCATACACGTGGATTTCACGCTGCGGGCGGCGTGA
- a CDS encoding type II toxin-antitoxin system prevent-host-death family antitoxin — MKQATFSELRNNAKRYFDIVESGESVRIVRNGKPIADIVPLPQDLPSWKRRLAQPLVIEGCSISRIILEERETRG, encoded by the coding sequence ATGAAACAGGCAACATTTTCCGAATTGCGCAATAACGCCAAGCGGTATTTCGACATCGTCGAGTCGGGGGAATCCGTGCGAATCGTGCGCAACGGCAAGCCGATCGCGGACATTGTTCCGCTTCCTCAGGATCTCCCATCCTGGAAACGGAGGTTGGCGCAGCCGCTTGTCATCGAGGGTTGTTCCATCAGCAGGATCATTCTCGAAGAGCGTGAGACCAGGGGCTGA
- a CDS encoding type II toxin-antitoxin system VapC family toxin, translated as MRVFFDSSAFVKRYVREEGTDVVLSWCDQATELCLSGIALPEIVSAFCRLLRENLVSPVQYRHLKTMLMADISDAAICDLTPEVIRHSIISLEKNVLRGMDAIHLGSALALNVDLFVSADARQCDAATQAGLRVVLV; from the coding sequence ATGAGGGTTTTTTTCGATTCTTCCGCCTTTGTGAAACGCTATGTTCGCGAGGAAGGGACAGACGTCGTCCTCTCGTGGTGCGATCAGGCGACGGAACTTTGTCTTTCCGGCATTGCCCTTCCCGAAATCGTCTCGGCCTTCTGCCGGCTGCTTAGGGAAAATCTTGTTTCCCCGGTCCAGTATCGTCATCTCAAAACCATGCTGATGGCTGACATCAGCGACGCCGCGATATGCGACCTTACTCCGGAGGTCATCCGTCATTCGATTATCAGTCTTGAAAAGAACGTGCTGCGCGGCATGGATGCGATACACCTTGGCAGCGCGCTTGCTCTCAACGTGGACCTGTTCGTGTCGGCGGACGCCAGACAGTGTGATGCCGCCACGCAAGCCGGGCTACGGGTTGTTCTGGTATGA